A single window of Actinoallomurus bryophytorum DNA harbors:
- a CDS encoding RNA polymerase sigma factor — protein sequence MSAEPLEDLLRRLTPQVLGALMRRYGALDACEDAVQEALLAAATQWPEEGVPDNPHGWLVTVATRRLVDWIRSDSARRRREDTDLLATPPSLRVAPPADQPGSGDDSLTLLFLCCHPALSPPSQIALTLRAVGGLTTAEIARGFLVPEATMAQRISRAKQSIRKAGATFTMPPPGERAERLRAVLHALYLMLNEGHTTTAGPWLQRHDLTRDALRLTRLLRRLLPEDGEVAGLLALILLTEARRDARTRPDGSLVPLAEQDRGRWKQELIAEGVAIVTETLPEGGTLGPYQIQAAIAAIHDEAASAEDTDWPQILALYRVLETLAPGPMVTLNRVVALAMVHGPKAGLEALDPLETDERMARHHRLHAVRAHLLEMADRPDDARESYRTAARYATSTPEKRYLEGRAGDLADRSDGNVRPGA from the coding sequence GTGAGCGCCGAGCCCCTGGAAGACCTGCTGCGCCGCCTGACGCCACAGGTGCTCGGCGCGCTCATGCGCCGGTACGGTGCCCTCGACGCCTGTGAGGACGCCGTGCAGGAGGCGCTGCTCGCCGCCGCCACCCAGTGGCCCGAAGAGGGCGTCCCGGACAATCCGCACGGCTGGCTCGTCACCGTCGCCACCCGGAGGCTGGTCGACTGGATCCGCAGCGACAGCGCCCGGCGCCGCCGCGAGGACACCGACCTGCTGGCCACGCCGCCGTCCCTGCGAGTCGCGCCCCCGGCCGACCAGCCGGGCAGCGGCGATGACTCCCTCACGCTGCTGTTCCTGTGCTGCCATCCGGCGCTCTCGCCACCCTCACAGATCGCGCTGACCCTGCGGGCGGTGGGCGGGCTGACCACGGCCGAGATCGCCCGTGGGTTCCTCGTACCCGAGGCGACCATGGCGCAGCGCATCAGCCGCGCCAAACAGAGCATCCGCAAGGCCGGCGCGACGTTCACGATGCCGCCGCCCGGCGAGCGCGCGGAGCGCCTGCGCGCGGTGCTGCACGCGCTGTACCTCATGCTCAACGAGGGGCACACCACCACCGCCGGGCCCTGGCTCCAGCGCCACGACCTGACCCGTGACGCTTTGCGGCTGACCCGCCTGCTGCGGCGGCTCCTGCCCGAGGACGGCGAGGTGGCCGGGCTGCTGGCGCTCATCCTGCTCACGGAGGCGCGCCGCGACGCGCGTACCCGCCCGGACGGCTCCCTGGTCCCGCTGGCGGAACAGGACCGCGGCCGCTGGAAGCAGGAACTCATCGCCGAGGGCGTCGCCATCGTCACCGAAACGCTGCCGGAAGGCGGCACTCTCGGCCCGTACCAGATCCAGGCGGCGATCGCCGCGATCCACGATGAGGCCGCGAGCGCCGAGGACACCGACTGGCCGCAGATCCTCGCGCTCTACCGGGTTCTGGAGACCCTCGCGCCGGGCCCGATGGTCACGCTCAACCGGGTCGTCGCGCTCGCCATGGTGCACGGCCCGAAGGCCGGGCTCGAGGCCCTCGACCCGCTCGAGACCGACGAACGCATGGCACGCCACCACCGGCTCCACGCCGTACGCGCCCACCTGCTCGAGATGGCCGACCGGCCGGACGACGCACGTGAGAGCTACCGCACCGCCGCGCGGTACGCGACGAGCACCCCCGAGAAGCGTTACCTCGAGGGCCGTGCCGGTGACCTCGCCGATCGTTCCGATGGAAATGTCCGACCCGGCGCCTAG
- a CDS encoding MFS transporter: MTAWRPALPWNVRSAIGVTCVAFAFCVVMLGTTLPTPLYPLYQQRLGFGDMLTTVIFAVYAAGVIAALLLFGRASDLLGRRPMLLAGLTLSGLSAAGFLFVGGLPVLLAARLLSGLSAGLVAATATVTLVELLPPRRCAGAALLAAAVNMFGLSCGPLLAGLLAQYASRPLELPFVVDLVLVAVAMFAVMLAPETVSSRRTALPRPQRPGVAVSARAAFVPAAIAVFASFAVFGLVAAIEPGILATVLHLPGRALAGMVVFAMFASSAFAQIGLARVPVRLALPIGCVILIAGLAAIAAALLEGSLALLVLGTVTVGVGQSLSFRASVAAITAASPASERTQTVASLFVVAYVGVSLPVILVGLAVTPLGLRNAAVAFTCVVAALSAAALVIVLRLGHPRSRPSGAG, encoded by the coding sequence GTGACGGCGTGGCGACCGGCGCTCCCATGGAACGTACGGTCGGCGATCGGGGTGACCTGCGTGGCGTTCGCCTTCTGCGTCGTCATGCTCGGCACCACCCTGCCCACGCCGCTGTACCCGCTCTACCAGCAGCGTCTGGGCTTCGGCGACATGCTGACGACGGTCATCTTCGCGGTGTACGCGGCCGGCGTGATCGCCGCGCTCCTGCTCTTCGGCCGCGCCTCGGACCTGCTGGGCCGCCGCCCGATGCTGCTGGCCGGCCTGACGCTCTCGGGGCTCAGCGCGGCGGGCTTCCTGTTCGTGGGGGGCCTTCCCGTACTCCTGGCCGCCCGGTTGCTGTCGGGGCTCTCCGCCGGACTGGTCGCGGCGACCGCGACGGTGACCCTGGTCGAACTCCTTCCGCCGCGGCGCTGCGCCGGCGCGGCGTTGCTGGCGGCGGCGGTCAACATGTTCGGGCTGAGCTGCGGGCCGCTGCTGGCCGGACTGCTCGCCCAGTACGCGTCCCGGCCGCTGGAGCTGCCCTTCGTCGTGGACCTGGTGCTCGTGGCGGTGGCGATGTTCGCCGTGATGCTCGCACCGGAGACGGTGTCCAGCCGGCGTACCGCCTTGCCGCGCCCTCAGCGGCCCGGGGTCGCTGTGTCCGCGCGTGCCGCGTTCGTACCCGCGGCCATCGCGGTCTTCGCCTCGTTCGCCGTCTTCGGCCTGGTGGCGGCGATTGAGCCGGGCATCCTGGCGACCGTCCTTCACCTCCCGGGCCGTGCACTGGCCGGCATGGTCGTCTTCGCCATGTTCGCCTCATCGGCCTTCGCCCAGATCGGCCTGGCCCGGGTGCCGGTACGCCTCGCGCTGCCGATCGGCTGCGTGATCCTGATCGCCGGTCTGGCCGCCATCGCCGCCGCGCTCCTGGAGGGCTCGCTGGCCCTTCTCGTCCTCGGCACGGTCACCGTCGGGGTCGGCCAGAGCCTCAGCTTCCGCGCGAGCGTCGCGGCGATCACCGCGGCGAGCCCCGCCTCCGAACGCACTCAGACGGTCGCCAGCCTCTTCGTCGTGGCGTACGTGGGAGTCTCGCTGCCCGTCATCCTGGTCGGCCTCGCCGTCACACCGCTGGGGTTGCGCAACGCCGCCGTCGCCTTCACGTGCGTGGTCGCGGCCCTGTCGGCGGCCGCCCTGGTGATCGTGCTGCGGCTCGGGCACCCGCGGAGCCGCCCGTCCGGCGCCGGCTGA
- a CDS encoding group II truncated hemoglobin, which yields MARPSIFAFAGGTPAFLALATAHHERCLRDPVLSHPFSHPGHPQHVQRLASYWAEVFGGPDLYSRSCGGHSAMLGIHAAQGAETDLGQRFVTCFVQAIDDAGMPGDADLRAALRAYMEWAVDEVMSYSPRGSRVASGLPVPHWSWDGLQTPEPGT from the coding sequence ATGGCGCGACCATCGATCTTCGCGTTCGCGGGCGGAACGCCCGCGTTCCTCGCCCTCGCGACCGCCCACCACGAACGCTGCTTGCGGGATCCGGTGCTGAGCCATCCGTTCTCCCACCCGGGTCATCCCCAGCATGTGCAGAGGCTGGCGAGCTACTGGGCCGAGGTGTTCGGTGGTCCTGACCTGTACTCCCGTTCGTGCGGCGGCCATTCGGCGATGCTCGGGATCCACGCCGCCCAAGGGGCGGAGACCGACCTGGGGCAACGCTTCGTCACCTGCTTCGTCCAGGCGATCGATGACGCGGGCATGCCGGGCGACGCCGACCTCAGGGCCGCCCTGCGGGCGTACATGGAATGGGCCGTGGACGAGGTGATGTCCTACTCACCTCGCGGATCCCGCGTCGCGAGTGGCCTGCCCGTCCCTCACTGGTCCTGGGATGGCCTCCAGACCCCGGAGCCCGGGACGTAG
- a CDS encoding macro domain-containing protein gives MAAIEVVLGDITREQTDAVVTAANESLMGGGGVDGAIHRAAGPRLAEAGAAIGPCPPGDARATPAFDLGPPVRHVIHTVGPRWEGGAHGEADVLASCYRRCLRLADELGVRSIAFPAIATGVHGFPAEEAARVAVSAIASASTSVRQVRLIAFDETTRDLLAAELARSTSRAADSTLLAQLDTTAEGADAWGRLVAVAGEFAALPQADGDFHWTPTTERPDGVITVGYPVYGERVQRARRALVDVGAVTPAYPWMDQYPLTVPDDGVLPPADAIRIATATVRGERFCDGTIGQALEQGTLQAVLTSLSTWYRTRATGG, from the coding sequence ATGGCAGCGATAGAGGTGGTCCTCGGCGACATCACCCGCGAACAGACCGATGCCGTCGTCACCGCGGCGAACGAGTCGCTGATGGGTGGTGGCGGGGTGGACGGCGCGATCCATCGCGCGGCCGGTCCGCGGCTGGCCGAAGCGGGAGCGGCGATCGGCCCCTGCCCTCCGGGTGACGCTCGGGCGACACCGGCGTTCGACCTCGGTCCCCCGGTCCGGCATGTGATCCACACCGTCGGCCCCCGCTGGGAGGGCGGCGCACACGGCGAGGCCGATGTCCTGGCCTCCTGCTATCGCCGCTGCCTCCGGCTCGCCGACGAGCTGGGCGTGCGCAGCATCGCGTTTCCCGCCATCGCGACCGGCGTGCATGGGTTCCCGGCCGAGGAGGCGGCTCGGGTCGCGGTTTCGGCCATCGCGTCCGCATCGACCTCCGTACGGCAGGTCAGGCTCATCGCCTTTGACGAGACGACCCGTGACCTGCTGGCGGCCGAGCTCGCTCGATCCACGTCACGTGCCGCCGACTCCACGCTGCTGGCACAGCTGGACACCACGGCCGAGGGGGCCGATGCCTGGGGCCGGCTGGTGGCCGTCGCCGGCGAGTTCGCCGCCCTGCCGCAGGCCGATGGCGACTTTCACTGGACGCCGACGACAGAACGGCCGGACGGCGTCATCACCGTCGGCTATCCGGTCTACGGCGAACGGGTCCAGCGCGCCCGCCGCGCGCTCGTCGACGTGGGCGCGGTCACCCCGGCCTACCCCTGGATGGATCAATATCCCCTAACCGTGCCCGACGATGGCGTGCTGCCTCCGGCCGATGCCATCCGCATCGCCACCGCGACGGTACGCGGCGAGCGTTTCTGCGACGGGACGATCGGCCAGGCGCTGGAGCAGGGCACATTGCAGGCCGTCCTCACCTCGCTGTCCACCTGGTACCGCACCCGGGCAACCGGTGGGTGA
- the bcp gene encoding thioredoxin-dependent thiol peroxidase yields the protein MTEQRLEPGDAAPEFTLPDADGKPVSLSSYRGRRVVVYFYPAAMTPGCTKEAVGFQDQLKALDAADVAVLGISPDEPSKLAKFRERDSLAFPLLSDADTKVLHAYGAYGEKKLYGKTIVGVIRSTFIVDADGKVEKAFYNVKATGHVERVLRELGI from the coding sequence GTGACGGAACAGCGGCTCGAACCCGGGGATGCGGCCCCGGAGTTCACCCTCCCCGACGCGGACGGCAAGCCCGTCTCGTTGTCGTCCTACCGCGGACGGCGCGTGGTCGTGTACTTCTATCCCGCCGCGATGACTCCGGGCTGCACCAAAGAGGCGGTCGGCTTCCAGGACCAGCTCAAGGCTCTCGACGCGGCCGACGTCGCCGTGCTGGGCATCTCCCCCGACGAGCCCTCGAAGCTGGCGAAGTTCCGCGAGCGCGACAGCCTGGCCTTCCCCCTGCTCTCCGACGCCGACACGAAGGTCCTTCATGCCTACGGCGCGTACGGCGAGAAGAAGCTGTACGGCAAGACCATCGTGGGTGTGATCCGTTCGACGTTCATCGTGGACGCCGACGGTAAGGTCGAAAAGGCCTTCTACAACGTGAAGGCGACGGGCCACGTCGAACGCGTCCTGCGGGAGCTCGGCATCTGA
- a CDS encoding DUF3618 domain-containing protein — protein MADKTRDPAAIEREIERTREELARSIDLLAERLSPKRVAQRGTAKAREEAGHVASDIRAMVRRESAERMSPLTGPVLISAGLLVTGVAVRLLLRRRRT, from the coding sequence ATGGCCGACAAGACCCGCGACCCCGCGGCGATAGAGCGCGAGATCGAGCGCACGCGCGAAGAACTCGCGCGCAGCATCGACCTGCTTGCCGAGCGCTTGAGCCCCAAGCGCGTCGCGCAGCGTGGGACGGCCAAGGCCAGGGAAGAGGCCGGCCACGTCGCCTCGGACATCCGGGCGATGGTCCGCCGCGAATCCGCGGAGCGGATGAGCCCGCTCACCGGCCCGGTGCTGATCAGCGCCGGCCTGCTCGTCACCGGTGTCGCCGTACGGCTCCTTCTGCGCAGACGCCGCACGTGA